One segment of Streptosporangiales bacterium DNA contains the following:
- a CDS encoding DUF2784 family protein: MLFRWAAIAVACLHAAYLVYVVVGGFVVWRFPRTFLVHVVAAVWALVVVAASLPCPLTTLQNMLRVQGGQSPLQRSFLDTYVRDVVYPAEYQNTIYVAAAAAVAVSWLGLAFRQYRRVKATRHP, from the coding sequence ATGCTGTTCCGGTGGGCCGCCATCGCGGTCGCGTGCCTGCACGCCGCCTATCTGGTGTACGTCGTCGTCGGTGGCTTCGTGGTGTGGCGGTTTCCGCGGACGTTCCTGGTGCACGTGGTCGCCGCGGTGTGGGCCTTGGTCGTCGTGGCGGCGTCATTGCCGTGCCCACTGACGACGTTGCAGAACATGCTGCGCGTCCAGGGCGGGCAGTCGCCTCTGCAACGCAGCTTCCTTGACACCTACGTCCGCGACGTGGTCTACCCGGCCGAGTACCAGAACACGATCTACGTCGCCGCGGCCGCCGCGGTGGCGGTCTCCTGGCTCGGCCTCGCGTTCCGCCAGTACCGCCGCGTCAAGGCGACGCGCCATCCTTGA